CTCCCTGGGGCTCAGCAGTAGATCGTATTTCAGGACTATCATCGCCCGCTCTCACTTACCACTTTCAACTACTATGCCAGAGCTCGGGACAACAATTGCACCACATGTTCGGCCTCACGTTCGGTGCCGTCCTTGATCTGGTGGCGACAGCTGGTGCCATCGGCCACGATCAGAGCCTCCCCCGCACTGCGTACTGCGGGTAGCAACGCAGCCTCAGCCATCTGAATCGATGCCTCGTAATGCTCACGCTCGTAGCCGAAACTTCCCGCCATTCCGCAACAGGATGAGTTGATGGTTTCCACCTCGAGACCCGGAATCCAGCTCAACACCTTCTCCACCGGCCGCAACGCATCGAAGGCCTTCTGGTGACAGTGTCCGTGCAGCAATGCCTTCGGCTGGGGCAACGGTTTGAGCGCCAACGCGAGGCGACCTGCTTCCTGTTCACGCACAAGGAATTCTTCAAACAATAGACAGGCCTCGGCCAGCTTGCGGGCCGGCTCACCCAATCCATATCCCAGGAACTCATCACGCATGGTCAGCAGGCAGGAAGGCTCCAGTCCCACCACAGCCGCACCACGCTCTACATAGGGCATCAGTGTTGCCAGGGTGCGCTCGGCTTCGGCGCGAGCACGGTCCACCTGCCCGGCGGACAGGTAAGTGCGCCCGCAACATAACGGGCGCTTGTCCGCCCCCCGGGACAGGATCACACGATAGCCCGCAGCTTCCAGTACCCGGTGAGCGGCCTCGGCATTGGTGCCTTCCATGTAGTTGTTGAAAGTGTCGACAAACAGCACGACTTCAGGCAGTTCGGTTTTGCCCCCTGCAGCGTCTCCCTGGCTAGACGAAGCCTGGGTCTGGAGAGAGGAGGCCCGGGCGAGATAGTTGTCGGTGACCAATGGCAGTTCACGGGCCTCGGCCAGCCCCAGGTAGCGTTTGAGAGGACGCGCCAGCCACGGTAGACCATCGACAAGACGAGTAATGGGCGCAAGGCGTTTGAGGGTCGGTGCCATACGCGGCAGGTCGGCCACCAGCCGCTCACGCAGCGCCACCCCATCGCGTGCCACTCGAGCTGCACGGGCCTCGATCTTGATCCGGGCCATATCCACACCGGTGGGACAATCCCGCTTGCAGCCCTTGCAGGAGACGCACAGGTCCAGCGCCTCCTTGACCTCGTCGCCGGCCAGTCCCTCGCGGCCCAATTGCCCGGACAACACCAGACGCAGGGTATTGGCCCGCCCTCGAGTCAGGTGCTTCTCGTCACGGGTGATGCGATAGCTGGGGCACATGGTCCCGGCATCGAACTTGCGACAGTGACCATTGTTGTTGCACATCTCCACGGCACTGGCGAGGCCGCCAGTGGTATCCACTCCCGTGCCCGGAGCGCTCTGTTCACCGGTCAGCGGATCACGGGTCACGTTCCATGGCGACCAGTCGAGCACCGGGGTCAGCGGGATAGTCTGATACTCCGTCGGGAAGCGGAACAGACGATTGTCATCCATCTTCGGTGTATCGACGATCTTGCCCGGGTTCATCAGGTTATCAGGGTCGAACAGCCCCTTGACCTCGCGGAAGGCATCATTGATGGCATCCCCGAACTGCCATGCCACCCACTCGCCACGGCAGATGCCATCGCCATGTTCACCGGAATAGGCGCCCTTGTATTCACGTACCAGCGCGGCAGCTTCCTCGGCAATCGCGCGCATCTTCTCGGCGCCACCACTGCGCATATCGAGAATCGGCCTGACATGCAGGGTGCCGACACTGGCGTGGGCATACCAGGTACCTTCGGTGCCATGACGATGGAAGACTTCGGTCAGGCGGTCGGTGTATGCGGCGAGGTGCTCCAGCGGAACCGCACAGTCCTCGATAAACGACACCGGCTTGCCGTTGCCCTTCATGCTCATCATGATATTGAGTCCAGCCTTGCGCACGTCCCACAGCGCCTTCTGCGACTTTGCCTCGGCCATGTCGACCACCGATCCGGGCAGCCCCAGCTCCCCCATCAGCTCATTGAGTCGCGCCAGATCACGGATCAGCGCCTCGCGATCGGGACCTGCGAACTCCACCAGCAGCACCGCATCGGGGCGCCCGATCAGGGCGGTCTCGATCACCGGACGAAACGATGGGTTCTCCAGCGCCAGCTCGATCATGGTGCGATCGACCAGCTCCACCGCGGTCGGCGCCAGGGTGACAATGTGCTGGGTCATATCCATGGCCTGATAGAAGGTCGGGAAGTTCACCACTCCCAGCACCTTGTGTTCAGGCAATGGCGACAGCTTCAGCGTGATCCGCTGGGTCACCGCTAGAGAGCCTTCGGAACCAATCAGCAGGTGCGCCAGGTTGGCTCGGCCATCAGAGTCATAGGGCAAGGGGTTCTGGCAGTCGAAGATGTCCAGGTTATAGCCCGCTACCCGCCGCGTGAGCTTGGGATAGTGCTCGCGAATGCGCTGTTGTTCGCGCTCGGCAATCCGACGCACAGCCTCAGCAATCCGGGATTCCCTTGATCCCGCCGTCAGCTCATCGACAAACCCGAAACGGGCCTCACCTCCATCGGCCATCAGCACATCGACACCCAGCACGTTGTGTACCATGTTGCCGTAATGGATCGAACGCGAGCCGCAGGAATTGTTGCCGGCCATCCCGCCCAGGGTGCACTGAGCGCTGGTCGAGACATCCACCGGGTACCATAGCCCATGCGGCTTGAGCCAGGCATTGAGATGATCGAGCACGATCCCTGGCTCCACCACTACGGTACGAGCGTCGGGATCAAACTCGATTACCCCATTGAGCGAACGGCTGACATCGATCACCAGTGCCTCACCCACCGTCTGGCCACACTGGCTGGTACCGCCGCCACGCGGCAGAACAGGAACCCCTGCATCGCGAGCGATATCCACCGCCAGCGCCAGGTCGCGCTGATGACGAGGAATCACCACTCCAAACGGAGTGACCTGATAGATCGAGGCATCGGTGGAGTAGCGACCCCGCGAAGCCTCATCGAACAACACATCACCTTCGAGCTCCTTGCGCAGACG
This Halomonas huangheensis DNA region includes the following protein-coding sequences:
- a CDS encoding FAD-binding and (Fe-S)-binding domain-containing protein encodes the protein MTVFTSPHTDRELVGRDARIRPVTELASRLRKELEGDVLFDEASRGRYSTDASIYQVTPFGVVIPRHQRDLALAVDIARDAGVPVLPRGGGTSQCGQTVGEALVIDVSRSLNGVIEFDPDARTVVVEPGIVLDHLNAWLKPHGLWYPVDVSTSAQCTLGGMAGNNSCGSRSIHYGNMVHNVLGVDVLMADGGEARFGFVDELTAGSRESRIAEAVRRIAEREQQRIREHYPKLTRRVAGYNLDIFDCQNPLPYDSDGRANLAHLLIGSEGSLAVTQRITLKLSPLPEHKVLGVVNFPTFYQAMDMTQHIVTLAPTAVELVDRTMIELALENPSFRPVIETALIGRPDAVLLVEFAGPDREALIRDLARLNELMGELGLPGSVVDMAEAKSQKALWDVRKAGLNIMMSMKGNGKPVSFIEDCAVPLEHLAAYTDRLTEVFHRHGTEGTWYAHASVGTLHVRPILDMRSGGAEKMRAIAEEAAALVREYKGAYSGEHGDGICRGEWVAWQFGDAINDAFREVKGLFDPDNLMNPGKIVDTPKMDDNRLFRFPTEYQTIPLTPVLDWSPWNVTRDPLTGEQSAPGTGVDTTGGLASAVEMCNNNGHCRKFDAGTMCPSYRITRDEKHLTRGRANTLRLVLSGQLGREGLAGDEVKEALDLCVSCKGCKRDCPTGVDMARIKIEARAARVARDGVALRERLVADLPRMAPTLKRLAPITRLVDGLPWLARPLKRYLGLAEARELPLVTDNYLARASSLQTQASSSQGDAAGGKTELPEVVLFVDTFNNYMEGTNAEAAHRVLEAAGYRVILSRGADKRPLCCGRTYLSAGQVDRARAEAERTLATLMPYVERGAAVVGLEPSCLLTMRDEFLGYGLGEPARKLAEACLLFEEFLVREQEAGRLALALKPLPQPKALLHGHCHQKAFDALRPVEKVLSWIPGLEVETINSSCCGMAGSFGYEREHYEASIQMAEAALLPAVRSAGEALIVADGTSCRHQIKDGTEREAEHVVQLLSRALA